A window of Nocardia arthritidis genomic DNA:
CAACCCTGCCCGCGGCGGCCGAGGCGGACATCGGCCGCGCGTCGTCGTCTCGCCTACGTCCGGACGCGTACGTTTTCCGGGGGTACGGTGGATGAGGTCAACAATCGACCGGGGGTGCGTATGACAAATCCAGACCAGACATTGATCGCCATTCTGCTCGACCGATCCGGTTCGATGCAGGAGATCAAATCCGATACCGAGGGCGGTTTCGCCGCATATATCGAACAGCAGCGCGGCGAGCCGAAAACCATCGCGGTGACGCTCGCCCAATTCGACACCGAATACGAGCTGGTATACGCGAATCGCCCGATCGCGGACGTGCCGCCGCTGAATCTACAACCGCGCGGCATGACGGCGCTGTACGACGCGGTCGGCAAGCTGATCACCGATGTTGGCGCCGAACTCGCCGGCCGTCCGGAGCATGAGCGCCCCGGCACCGTCATCGTCGTCGTGCTCACCGACGGTCACGAGAATTCCAGCCGGGAATGGACGCACGAGGCGGTGCGCAAGCTGATCGAACAGCAGGAGCGGGACTACAACTGGACCTTCCTGTTCCTCGGCGCGAATATGGACGCGGTCGCCATCGGCTCCCGAATGGGTTTCGCCCCCGGGCAGTCGATCACGTATGCCGCCGCGCCGAGCGGGGTACGCGCGGCATTTCGCGCCGCCTCGGCGTATTCGTCCCGCGCGCAGTCCGCGCCCGCGGGTGCGCCGCGCCCGGTGTTCACCGAAGCCGAACGGCGCGAAGCGAATCCGGACGCCTGAGGTTATTGCCAGCCCGGCCGCACCAGCCCGGATTCATAGGCCATGACCACCAGCTGCGTGCGGTCACGGGCGTTCAACTTCATCAGGATGCGGCTGACATGGGTGCGAGCGGTAGCCGGGCTCATATAGAGCCGTTCGCCGATTTCCGCATTGGTGAGGCCCTCGGCGACGAGGGTCATCACCTCGCGCTCGCGGTCGGTGAGCTCCGAAAAGGCCGCGGGCGGCGGCTGTTTGGCGTGTGCGGAGAATTCCGCGATCAGCCTGCGGGTGACGCCGGGGGACAGCAGCGCGTCACCGGCGGCGACCACCCGGACGGCCCGCAGCAGGTCCGCGGGTTCGGTGTGTTTGACCAGGAATCCCGTTGCGCCCGAACGCATTGCCTCGAAGACGTACTCGTCCAGTTCGAAGGTGGTCAGCACGACGACCTTCACCGCGGACAGGCGCGAATCCTCGGCGATCATCCTGGTCGCGGCCAGCCCGTCCAGGATCGGCATGCGAATGTCCATCAGCACCACGTCGGGGGTGAGTTTGCGGGTGAGCCGCACGGCCTGCTCGCCGTTGTCGGCCTCGCCGATCACCTCGATATCGTCCTGGGCGTCGAGCAGCGCGACGAATCCGCCGCGCACCAGGGCCTGGTCGTCGGCGACGAGCACTCGAATCGTCATCGCGTTCTCCCGTATTCCGTCGTCAGGTGGCCGAATCATCGTGCGGCGCGGTCGTATCGGCGATGGCCGTCGCCTGCGCCGGGGCCGGATTGCCGTTGCGCTTCGGGTCACCGGCGGGCAGCCGGGCCGCGACCCGGAATCCGCCGCTCGGGCGCGGTCCGGCGGTGAGCGCGCCGCCGAGTGCGTGTGTTCGCTCCCGCATGCCGATTATCCCGTTGCCGCCGCCCGCGCCGGTCCGCGTCTGGGTTTCGGTCGGCCGGGTGTTGTCGACGGTGATATCGACGGATTCGGCGCCGTAGCGCACCGTCACCGTCGCGGCCGCGCCCGGTGCGTGCCGCACCACATTGGTCAGCGATTCCTGGATGATCCGCGCCGCGGCTACATCGATGACGCTCGGCAATTTCCTCGGATCGCCGACCACGCGGGTGTTCACCACCAGCCCGGCCGCACGGGTGCGCTGCAAAAGCGTATCGAGGTCGTGGATGCTCGGCGCGGGAGCGAGCGGCGGGGCCGGGCGCACCGGCGGATCCGGATTCGCGGCGGGCGCCGAATCCCGTTCGGCCCCGGCGGATTCCCGCCCGAACAGACTGAAGACACGCGCGCCGCGCGGTTCCTCGTTTTCCGGAACCTGTTGCGGTGGTTCGGTTTCCACACCGGGCATGGCGGCGCCGGTGCGGATGGTCTGTAGCAGCGTGTGCACCTCGGCCAGCGCTTCCTTGCTCGCCGTCTTGATCGCGGCCAGCGCCGCGGCCGCCTGCTGCGGTTTGCGGTCGAACAGTTCGAGCGCCACCGACGATTGCACGTTGATCAGCGAAAGGCTGTGCGCCAGTACATCATGCAGCTCCCGCGCGATGGCCAGCCGCTCCTCGCTGGCCCGGCGTTCGCGCTGCGCCTCGGCATCGCGGCGCGCGGCCTCGGCCCGCTGCCTGCGCGCGACGACGACCGCCGTGCGCTGCCGCAGGCCCTCGGCGATCAGGATCAGCACCGTCAACCAGGCCAGCAGCGCGGAGACCAGCCCGGCATGCGCCGGATAGCCGAACAGTTTCGGCAGCGGCCACACCAGGCATAGGAAACCGAGCGGTACGAGCGGGTAACTCCACCAACGGGATCCGACGACGCCCGCGGTGAGGAACGAGACGACCAGGATCACGAACAGCGGACCGTATCCGTATCCGCCCATCAGGTAGGCCAGGCAGATACCGAAGGCGAAATACAGCACCGGCACCGGCTGCACGCGCCGCCACAGCAGCGAGGCCGGGCCGAGGATCAGCAGCAGGTAGCCGTACCAGTCCAGGTGGTGCACATGCGGCTGCCGGTTCGCGAAAGTGCCGCCCACCAGCACAAATACCGTGACTACCAGCGCAACACCCCAGTCCCGCGCGACCAAGTTACCCGTCAACCCTGGCACCTTCACAGATGCAGCCTATTGCGCCGGACCCGTTCATGGCGTCCGCCTGGCTACGTACGTCCGACATCGCGGTGAGACGGATGTGTCCGTCGGGTATTCGCCGGATTCTCGACACATGACAGATTCCATCGTGGTCACCACCGGGTTGACCAAACGCTACGGCGCGCACACCGC
This region includes:
- a CDS encoding histidine kinase, with the translated sequence MPGLTGNLVARDWGVALVVTVFVLVGGTFANRQPHVHHLDWYGYLLLILGPASLLWRRVQPVPVLYFAFGICLAYLMGGYGYGPLFVILVVSFLTAGVVGSRWWSYPLVPLGFLCLVWPLPKLFGYPAHAGLVSALLAWLTVLILIAEGLRQRTAVVVARRQRAEAARRDAEAQRERRASEERLAIARELHDVLAHSLSLINVQSSVALELFDRKPQQAAAALAAIKTASKEALAEVHTLLQTIRTGAAMPGVETEPPQQVPENEEPRGARVFSLFGRESAGAERDSAPAANPDPPVRPAPPLAPAPSIHDLDTLLQRTRAAGLVVNTRVVGDPRKLPSVIDVAAARIIQESLTNVVRHAPGAAATVTVRYGAESVDITVDNTRPTETQTRTGAGGGNGIIGMRERTHALGGALTAGPRPSGGFRVAARLPAGDPKRNGNPAPAQATAIADTTAPHDDSAT
- a CDS encoding response regulator transcription factor; protein product: MTIRVLVADDQALVRGGFVALLDAQDDIEVIGEADNGEQAVRLTRKLTPDVVLMDIRMPILDGLAATRMIAEDSRLSAVKVVVLTTFELDEYVFEAMRSGATGFLVKHTEPADLLRAVRVVAAGDALLSPGVTRRLIAEFSAHAKQPPPAAFSELTDREREVMTLVAEGLTNAEIGERLYMSPATARTHVSRILMKLNARDRTQLVVMAYESGLVRPGWQ
- a CDS encoding vWA domain-containing protein, whose protein sequence is MTNPDQTLIAILLDRSGSMQEIKSDTEGGFAAYIEQQRGEPKTIAVTLAQFDTEYELVYANRPIADVPPLNLQPRGMTALYDAVGKLITDVGAELAGRPEHERPGTVIVVVLTDGHENSSREWTHEAVRKLIEQQERDYNWTFLFLGANMDAVAIGSRMGFAPGQSITYAAAPSGVRAAFRAASAYSSRAQSAPAGAPRPVFTEAERREANPDA